The genomic DNA GCCCGGTCATCTCGATGCTGCGGGCCATCGGCGGCCGGCGCGCCACCATCGTCCGCGACATGCTCGCCGAGGCCACGATCCTCGGGCTGATCGGCGGCACGATCGGCTCACTGCTCGGAATAGTGTTGGGCCGGCTGGCCATTGGCCGACTGCCACCGACGATGACGCAGGGCCTCGAAGCCCGCATCGAGTACTGGCTGCCCGGCTACGCGATCCCGGTGGCCATCGCCGCCACGGCACTGACCAGTGTGGCAGCGTCGGCGATGGCGGCCCGGCAGGTGTACAAGGTCTCGCCGATCGAGGCGCTGGCGCCGGTCGGCGCCTCGGCGGCGGACAACGTGCCGCGCTGGCTGCGCATCGTCACCGGTCTTGCCGCTGTGGCGGTGCTGGCGGCGTCGATCCTGATCGTGTTCTACCAGCCGGGTTCGGTGGCGTTCGTGGCGATCGCGGCCCTGTTCACCGCGCAGATTGCGCTCGGTTTCGCGCTCGCCGGCCCCATCGTCAAGGCCACTGCCGCGGTGGCGCGCCTGTTCGGATCGGCCGGGGCGCTGGGTGCGGCGACGGTCGAGCGGGCACCACGACGCGTGTGGGCCACCGTGATGACCGTGCTGATCGCCGTCGTGACGACCGTGGTGATCACCGGCACGAACAACGACATGATCCGCTCGGCGCGCGACGTCTTCGCCCCGGTCGCCGACGTGGACGTCTGGGTGAGTGCCAACCCGCCCGACGAATACCCCACCGGTCGTCTGCCCCAAGGTCTTACCCAAAACGTCACCGAGGTGCCCGGAGTCGCGAACGTCACCGAAGGTGCCCTGGGCTTCGCCGTCGTCGGCGGCACCCGCGTCATGCTCGACGGCTTCGCCCCCGGCAGCCACGATGCCCTCTTCCGCGCCCTCGACGACCAGACCCGCAACGACGTGCTCGCCGGTCGTGGCGTGGTGCTCTCGCAGAATCTGAGTAACACCCTCAACGTCCGTGCCGGCGACGACCTGCAATTGCAGACGCCACACGGCCCACAACAGACGAAGGTGCTGGCGCTGGTCCCCTACTTCTCCACAGTGATCGGCACGGTCGGGATGGGGCTCGACCAGATGCGGGCCTGGTTCGACCGACCCGGGTCGACGACGCTACAGGTCACCGCCGTCAAGGGAACAGACCCGAATCGCCTGCTGGCCAACATCCGCAACGTAGTGCCCGCGCCGAACCACACCTACGACGGCCACACCGCACTGGCCGGTCTCGAGGCACCGCTGCATCAGAGCATGCTGATCGCCAACGCGGTGTGGATCATCGTGGTGTTCGTCGCCGCCGTCGCGCTGCTGAACACACTGACCCTGTCGGTGCTCGAGCGGCGCCGCGAAATCGGGGTATTGCGGGCGATGGGATCCAGTCGCCGCTACACGCTGGCCATGGTGCTGGCCGAGGCGGCGGCCATCGGCACCGTTGGCGGCATCCTGGGGTTGCTGATCGGTCTGGTCGATCAGTGGTTGTTCAGTCTGGTCAGCGCGGACGTCATGAATTTCAACGTCACGTTCCGGCCCAGCCCGATGGCGCTGGTCTTCACCCTCGGCGCGCTGGCCATCAGCCTGCTGGGGTCGCTGCCGCCAGCGCGACGCGCCGCGCGGCTCAACATCATCGAGGCGGTCAGCGTCGAATAGTCGCGACCCCCTGCAAGTGCGGTGTGCACGGCGGCGGCACCAGCGTGCGGCGGCGACTGCGCAGTCCGCTGGTGTCGAATCCCGCTGCAGCGATGGCGTCGACGGTCCGGCGGTTCGGTTCGCACCCGGACGACAACCACGCCCACGGCTTCGCGATCAGGTCCTGGAACCGCCCCATCAATCCTTCGCCCCGGACATGTTCGAGAACGACCAACCGACCCGTCGGCGTCAGCACCCGCCGGATCTCGGCGAGCGTGGCCGGAACATCGTCGACCGAACACAACACCAGCCCGACATGGACCGAATCGAAACTGTTGTCCGGAAACGGAATCGACTCCCCCACGCCATCGACGACATCGACCTCGACACCGTGACGCCGGGCCAGGGCGCGCGCCATTCGGCGCATCGCCGCCTCCGGTTCCACCGCGGCGACGGACGTCACCGCGGACGGCAGGAACAGCAGATCGGTCCCCGGCCCCACCCCGACCAACAGCAACCGCCCCGTCGCATGGCTCATCGCCGACCGCCGGTACCGGCGGTAGAACAGCCTGTCGAATACCGGCATACCGAGTCGATACACGTAGGGGAACAACGGGTTACGGTGCTTCATCAATACTTGCTGCCCAGATCCATTCGGAACGGTGG from Mycobacterium sp. DL440 includes the following:
- a CDS encoding FtsX-like permease family protein, encoding MFSLRELIVHRRRTLASIAVMAVSAMYLVAILGIFGSITGSVNRLADGVAGVAALEVSGVTDAGFPESVAADVAKVPGVATAAPMIRMSAPTATEPVLLFGADDRSRALEGALKDAVGVKVDAPSATAEGVRVGPAVGHAKGETFQLGSGSVTVSEVLEGKQLADLNGGHYVLAPLPLAQNVTGRQGQLDSILITTTPGADLAAVRDQVTAAVNGRALVAAPSSRAARAGDGVKLMNYMALMGAAVALVVGAFLIYTTMTMAIAQRRPVISMLRAIGGRRATIVRDMLAEATILGLIGGTIGSLLGIVLGRLAIGRLPPTMTQGLEARIEYWLPGYAIPVAIAATALTSVAASAMAARQVYKVSPIEALAPVGASAADNVPRWLRIVTGLAAVAVLAASILIVFYQPGSVAFVAIAALFTAQIALGFALAGPIVKATAAVARLFGSAGALGAATVERAPRRVWATVMTVLIAVVTTVVITGTNNDMIRSARDVFAPVADVDVWVSANPPDEYPTGRLPQGLTQNVTEVPGVANVTEGALGFAVVGGTRVMLDGFAPGSHDALFRALDDQTRNDVLAGRGVVLSQNLSNTLNVRAGDDLQLQTPHGPQQTKVLALVPYFSTVIGTVGMGLDQMRAWFDRPGSTTLQVTAVKGTDPNRLLANIRNVVPAPNHTYDGHTALAGLEAPLHQSMLIANAVWIIVVFVAAVALLNTLTLSVLERRREIGVLRAMGSSRRYTLAMVLAEAAAIGTVGGILGLLIGLVDQWLFSLVSADVMNFNVTFRPSPMALVFTLGALAISLLGSLPPARRAARLNIIEAVSVE
- a CDS encoding class I SAM-dependent methyltransferase, with amino-acid sequence MKHRNPLFPYVYRLGMPVFDRLFYRRYRRSAMSHATGRLLLVGVGPGTDLLFLPSAVTSVAAVEPEAAMRRMARALARRHGVEVDVVDGVGESIPFPDNSFDSVHVGLVLCSVDDVPATLAEIRRVLTPTGRLVVLEHVRGEGLMGRFQDLIAKPWAWLSSGCEPNRRTVDAIAAAGFDTSGLRSRRRTLVPPPCTPHLQGVATIRR